A genomic region of Luteibacter aegosomatissinici contains the following coding sequences:
- a CDS encoding ABC transporter permease produces the protein MSNHLVALGTIVRREIVRILRIWTQTLIPPAITMTLYFVIFGKLIGSRIGTMHGFTYMQYIVPGLVMMSIITNSYGNISSSFFGAKFGRFVEEMLVSPMPNWVILLGYVTGAVTRGLIVGALVLFIALFFTDLHVAHPLTTFFSVLLGATVFSLAGFVNAVFAKKFDDIALVPTFVLTPLTYLGGVFYSVDLLSEPWHSISLVNPILYMVNAFRFGVLGVSDVPIVTAFVVMLVFVVGLTAVALRLLSRGVGLRS, from the coding sequence CGCATCCTGCGCATCTGGACGCAGACCCTGATCCCGCCGGCCATCACGATGACGCTGTACTTCGTCATCTTCGGCAAGCTGATTGGTAGCCGCATCGGCACCATGCATGGCTTTACCTACATGCAGTACATCGTGCCCGGCCTGGTCATGATGAGCATCATCACCAACAGCTACGGCAATATTTCGTCGTCGTTCTTCGGTGCCAAGTTCGGCAGGTTCGTCGAAGAGATGCTGGTTTCGCCCATGCCTAACTGGGTGATCCTGCTCGGCTATGTCACCGGCGCGGTCACCCGTGGCCTCATTGTTGGCGCACTGGTGCTGTTCATCGCCCTGTTCTTCACCGACCTGCACGTCGCACACCCGCTCACCACGTTCTTCTCGGTGTTGCTGGGGGCCACGGTGTTCTCGCTAGCCGGTTTCGTCAACGCGGTGTTCGCCAAGAAGTTCGACGATATCGCCCTGGTTCCCACCTTTGTGCTGACCCCGCTTACCTATCTCGGTGGCGTGTTCTATTCGGTGGACCTGCTTAGCGAACCGTGGCACAGCATCTCGCTGGTGAATCCCATCCTGTACATGGTGAATGCGTTCCGCTTTGGCGTGCTAGGCGTGAGCGATGTACCCATCGTTACCGCGTTCGTCGTCATGCTGGTGTTCGTCGTGGGCCTCACGGCGGTCGCTTTGCGCCTGCTCAGCCGTGGCGTGGGGCTGCGCTCCTAA